The window GGCCGTCCAGGCTCGTCCCCACGTGCTCCTTCTTCTGGAAGTACGCGTCCAGCGAGGCGTCGTCCTCCCGCCCGAAGCGCCTGGCGTGCAGGTCGCGGTCCTCGTCGTACGACATGGTGGGCACCGCGTATCCGCAGGTGTCGCGGACGAGTTCGGCCGTCACGACGATGATCGCCCGCAGTCCGTGCGGGGCCGGGTCGATGTCCGGGAAGCGCGAGAGGAGTCCGGGGAAGCGAGGGTCGTCGCGGAAGACCGGCTCGCCCCGGCCGTGCACGCGGACGATGGTGGGCGGGCCCTGGAGGCGCACCACATCAGCGTGATGCGGCCGTTCTCCCGCAGGTGGGCGATCGTCTCGGCGTTGCTGCCGGCGAAGTCCAGGTAGGCGACGGTGAGTTCGTCCAGCACCACGAACGAACCGGTGAGGCCCTTGGGGGAGAGGTTGACCGTGCCGTCGCCCGACAGGGGCGCGGTCGCGGTGAAGAAGAGGGGCTGCGCCTCGATGAACGTACGCAGGCGGCCGTCTATGCGGTGATACGTCTTTCCCATGCCGGTGATTATGGGCGAAAACTCGTTCGCCTGTCTAAGTAATTGAGCCGCCCGCCGCTGGGGCGGGGATCCTTGCCGGTGCCCGGAGATCCCCGGGGCCCGTGGGCCTGGTGGCCTACGGGCCCCGGAGCCGCCCCGGCCGGCGTGCGGGGCGCCCGTGGGGGGACGTCGGTTACTTGTTCAGCGTGCAGGGGGCGAGGGAGTCGAGGCCCTGGGGCTTGGCCGCGGTGCGGCCGATGGCGGTGGCGATCCGGTTGATGGTCGCGACGCGCTTGTCCTTGAGGGGGCCGACGATGGCGTTCTGGGCGAAGTTGGGGCCGCCCTGGCCGACGGTGTCGACGAGGCGCTTGTTGGCTTCGGCGATCTGGGTGTTGAGGAGGGCGAGGTTGCGGTCGACCTCGGCCTTCGCGGAGGCGGGGATCGCGGGCAGGCTCGGCGCGACGGCCGGGCAGCTCACCGTGCCGGCCGCGTTCGTGTTGCCGGCGTTGCCCGCATTGCCGCCGTTGCCCGCGTTCCCGTTGTTGCCGCCCGCCTGCTGGGTGGGGGCCGCGCTCGGCGCCGCGGCGCCGCCTCCGGCCGCCGCGCCCGCGTTCAGCGTGCAGGGGGCGAGGGAGTCGAGGCCCTGGGGCTTGGCCGCGGTGCGGCCGATGGCGGTGGCGATCCGGTTGATGGTCGCGACGCGCTTGTCCTTGAGGGGGCCGACGATGGCGTTCTGGGCGAAGTTGGGGCCGCCCTGGCCGACGGTGTCGACGAGGCGCTTGTTGGCTTCGGCGATCTGGGTGTTGAGGAGGGCGAGGTTGCGGTCGACCTCGGCCTTCGCGGAGGCGGGGATCGCGGGCAGGCTCGGCGCGACGGCCGGGCAGCTCACCGTGCCGGGCGACGCCTTCGTTCTGGCGGCCTGGCCGTTGTTGCTCTTGGACGTCTCCCCGGCGAGGGCGGAGCCTGCGATCACTGCTCCGGACAACGCCACCGCGGCAGCGCCGCCGATGATCGCCACGCGGCGCTTGTTGTACTTCGGAAGAGCCCTGGACATGGGGATGCCTCACTTGGGTCAGGAGTGGGTTTACAAACGCGGCGCCAGCGTTCGGAGTGATGTACGCGAAAGCGGTTTCCCGCGTTCAAGCGGATTTCGAAATACTTCTCCGCACCCTCCAGATTGACGAATCATACAGACCTCTGCATACTCATGCATGTCAGCCTGTGCACCGTGAGGAGAACCCCGTGACCGAGCGCGTCGTACTCGCCTACTCGGGCGGTCTGGACACCTCAGTCGCCATCGGCTGGATCGCCGAGGAGACGGGCGCCGAGGTCATCGCCGTGGCGGTCGACGTCGGCCAGGGCGGCGAGGACCTGGACGTCATCCGTGAGCGCGCGCTCGCCTGCGGCGCCGTCGAGGCCGAGGTCGCGGACGCCAAGGACGAGTTCGCCGACGAGTACTGCCTCCCGGCGATCAAGGCCAACGCCCTCTACATGGACCGCTATCCGCTGGTCTCCGCCCTGTCGCGGCCCACGATCGTCAAGCACCTCGTGACCGCCGCCCACAAGCACGGCGCGGGCGTCGTCGCCCACGGCTGCACCGGCAAGGGCAACGACCAGGTGCGGTTCGAGGCCGGCATCCAGGCGCTCGGCCCCGACCTGAAGTGCATCGCCCCGGTCCGCGACTACGCGATGACCCGCGACAAGGCGATCGCCTTCTGCGAGGAGAAGGGCCTGCCGATCGCCACCACCAGGAAGTCGCCGTACTCCATCGACCAGAACGTCTTCGGACGAGCCGTCGAGACCGGCTTCCTGGAGGACATCTGGAACGCGCCGACCGAGGACGTCTACGAGTACACGCGCGACCCGTCGCTGCCGCGCGAGCCCGACGAGGTGGTCATCACCTTCGAGCAGGGCGTCCCCGTCGCCGTCGACGGCAGGCCCGTCAGCGTCCTCCAGGCCGTCCAGCAGCTCAACGAACGCGCGGGCGCCCAGGGCATCGGCCGGATCGACATGGTCGAGGACCGCCTCGTGGGCATCAAGTCCCGGGAGGTGTACGAGGCCCCCGGCGCCCTCGCGCTGATCACGGCCCACCAGGAGCTGGAGAACGTCACCGTCGAGCGTGAACTCGCCCGCTACAAGCGGCAGGTCGAGCAGCGCTGGGGCGAACTGGTCTACGACGGCCTGTGGTTCTCCCCACTCAAGCGCGCTCTGGACGGTTTCATCGACGAGGCCAACCAGCACGTGTCCGGCGACATCCGCATGACCCTGCACGGCGGCCGCGCCGTCGTCACCGGCCGGCGGTCCGACGAGTCGCTCTACGACTTCAACCTCGCGACCTACGACTCGGGCGACACGTTCGACCAGTCCAGGGCGCAGGGGTTCATCGACATCTTCGCGCTGTCGTCGAAGATCGCCGCGAAGAGGGACTCGGCGTAGGCGCTCCGCCGGTGATCTGCACACGAAGCACGGGCCGGCGAGGACCGGTCGCGCGGTTTCCCGCGTCCCCGGGGGCACGCGCCCCTGAGGGCGGCCGTCCCGTACTAGCCTGACGAGGCCTCCTCGCCGCAGCGCGGGGTGGCGGTCGCACACCAACAGTTCTGAGGAGCACAGCAAGTGAGCAGCAACAGCGGTGACGTACGGCTCTGGGGCGGTCGTTTCGCCGACGGTCCCGCCGAGGCCCTGGCGAAGCTGTCCGCGTCCGTCCACTTCGACTGGCGGCTCGCGCCCTACGACATCGCCGGCTCGCGTGCCCACGCGCGCGTGCTGCACAAGGCACACCTCCTCGACGACGACGAGCTGGACCGCATGCTCGCGGGGCTCGACCGTCTGCAGGCCGACGTCGCGGACGGCTCCTTCGTCGGCACCGTCGCCGACGAGGACGTCCACACCGCCCTGGAGCGCGGTCTCCTGGAGCGGCTCGGCCCGGACCTCGGCGGCAAGCTGCGCGCGGGCCGCTCGCGCAACGACCAGGTGGCCACGCTCTTCCGGATGTACCTGCGCGACCACGCCCGCATCATCGGCGGCCTGATCGCCGACCTCCAGGACGCGCTGGTCGGCCTCGCGGAGGCGCACCCGGACGTGGCGATGCCCGGCCGTACGCACCTCCAGCACGCCCAGCCCGTGCTGTTCGCCCACCATGTGCTGGCCCACGC of the Streptomyces aurantiacus genome contains:
- a CDS encoding argininosuccinate synthase, whose amino-acid sequence is MTERVVLAYSGGLDTSVAIGWIAEETGAEVIAVAVDVGQGGEDLDVIRERALACGAVEAEVADAKDEFADEYCLPAIKANALYMDRYPLVSALSRPTIVKHLVTAAHKHGAGVVAHGCTGKGNDQVRFEAGIQALGPDLKCIAPVRDYAMTRDKAIAFCEEKGLPIATTRKSPYSIDQNVFGRAVETGFLEDIWNAPTEDVYEYTRDPSLPREPDEVVITFEQGVPVAVDGRPVSVLQAVQQLNERAGAQGIGRIDMVEDRLVGIKSREVYEAPGALALITAHQELENVTVERELARYKRQVEQRWGELVYDGLWFSPLKRALDGFIDEANQHVSGDIRMTLHGGRAVVTGRRSDESLYDFNLATYDSGDTFDQSRAQGFIDIFALSSKIAAKRDSA